From a region of the Methylomonas rapida genome:
- a CDS encoding phage tail assembly protein, with protein sequence MPKLILSTPLNLGKKQITELSFRDYTTAEDYLSFDQRGGVAQRIALIASLTGTDEALIKQLRGPDYVRAEQIASDMLEADAAVAAQTAEKKSSESSPLSD encoded by the coding sequence ATGCCAAAACTCATACTATCCACGCCGTTAAATCTCGGCAAAAAACAAATCACAGAACTCAGCTTTCGCGACTACACCACCGCCGAAGATTATCTGTCCTTCGACCAGCGCGGCGGCGTGGCGCAGCGGATTGCGTTGATTGCGTCGTTGACCGGCACCGACGAAGCGTTGATCAAGCAGCTGCGCGGGCCGGATTATGTGCGGGCGGAGCAGATCGCCAGCGACATGCTCGAGGCGGATGCGGCGGTGGCGGCGCAAACAGCCGAAAAAAAGTCATCAGAATCCTCACCGCTGTCGGATTAG